Proteins co-encoded in one Cyanobacteria bacterium QS_8_64_29 genomic window:
- a CDS encoding peptidylprolyl isomerase produces the protein MTGTNRIPWSRLVRALRAAAAAIVLVSLTIGLSGAWWEDWFGGNGSTEPAQERLPQGDTVTNPKTLLRRALPIDSEPAREFERHVEETVRLLRRRRWGAIEQNLQQAARLLRDRRSALMADVPQQHQAAAQELLPQLRSQLQQVEAAVADRDVERVRDERRELLERFDRLAEQMVAAFPYAIPERFDHLPRLKGRATVELETTQGTMTVVADGYSAPLTAGNFVDLVDRGFYDGLPFHRVRDFLAQTGNPQGAETGFIDPETGQERTVPLEIFVRGDRRPSYGQTLEEAGRYQAQPVLPFSANGTVALARPSDDPNGGSSQFFLLKYDSELTPPGFNVMDGRYAAFGYTIQGDEILQDLQEGDKIRSARVVRGLDDLVRPQGAPQTR, from the coding sequence ATGACTGGTACCAACCGCATCCCATGGAGCAGGCTCGTGCGTGCGCTTCGCGCGGCGGCTGCGGCTATCGTGCTAGTGTCGCTCACCATTGGGCTGAGCGGCGCTTGGTGGGAGGACTGGTTCGGCGGCAATGGCAGTACTGAGCCCGCGCAAGAGCGATTGCCGCAAGGCGACACGGTCACCAACCCCAAAACCTTGCTGCGCCGGGCGCTTCCCATCGACAGCGAGCCCGCGCGCGAGTTCGAACGCCACGTTGAGGAAACCGTGCGGCTGCTGCGACGGCGGCGCTGGGGTGCTATCGAGCAAAACCTCCAACAAGCGGCCCGCCTCTTGCGCGATCGCCGCTCGGCGCTAATGGCCGATGTGCCGCAGCAGCATCAGGCAGCGGCCCAGGAGCTGCTGCCGCAGCTGCGCTCGCAGCTCCAACAGGTGGAGGCAGCCGTTGCCGATCGCGATGTGGAGCGCGTCCGGGACGAGCGGCGCGAGCTGCTCGAGCGCTTCGATCGGTTGGCCGAGCAGATGGTGGCTGCGTTTCCGTACGCCATTCCCGAGCGCTTCGATCACCTGCCGCGGCTCAAGGGGCGCGCCACGGTCGAGCTTGAGACCACGCAGGGCACCATGACGGTAGTGGCCGACGGCTACAGTGCCCCCCTCACCGCCGGTAACTTTGTCGATCTGGTCGATCGCGGCTTTTACGACGGGCTCCCCTTCCACCGCGTGCGCGACTTTTTGGCCCAGACGGGCAACCCGCAGGGGGCTGAGACGGGCTTCATCGATCCCGAGACCGGCCAGGAGCGCACCGTTCCGCTCGAGATTTTCGTCCGCGGCGACCGGCGGCCCAGCTACGGGCAGACGCTCGAAGAGGCCGGCCGCTACCAGGCCCAACCGGTTCTACCTTTCTCCGCTAATGGCACCGTTGCCCTGGCGCGACCGAGCGACGATCCCAACGGCGGGTCTTCGCAGTTTTTCTTGCTCAAATACGACTCGGAGCTGACGCCGCCTGGCTTTAACGTCATGGACGGCCGCTACGCCGCGTTCGGCTACACCATCCAAGGCGACGAAATCCTGCAAGATTTGCAGGAAGGCGACAAGATCCGCTCGGCGCGCGTAGTGCGCGGGCTAGATGACTTGGTGCGCCCCCAAGGCGCCCCCCAGACACGCTAA
- a CDS encoding thiamine-phosphate kinase, producing MEQPSRPVGELSERLLLQQLQRFCPPQALADDAAVLALERDRWLTVTTDTLVEGVHFSERTTQPEDAGWRAAAANLSDLAAMGAAPLGLAVGLQLPRDTALDWVERFYSGFNACLQPHGAGIVGGDLSRAPAIAAAVTALGSVAPQHLLRRSQASAGDAIVASGYHGCARAGLELLLNPEQGDHLGASERAELVQAHQRPQPRLDALAAIAAVSAQASVAGTDSSDGLAEAVLQLCQASDVGATLEREALPISAALARFVGLERSQQWCLYGGEDFELVLCLPSASARWLLPQLGAGAAIVGRITAERSVALADRAGNQQVLGAGYQHF from the coding sequence ATGGAGCAGCCATCGCGCCCGGTCGGCGAGTTGAGCGAGCGGTTGCTACTCCAGCAACTGCAGCGCTTTTGCCCGCCCCAGGCCCTAGCCGACGACGCAGCCGTTCTGGCGCTGGAGCGCGATCGCTGGCTGACCGTCACAACCGACACCTTGGTCGAAGGCGTTCATTTCAGCGAGCGCACGACGCAGCCGGAAGATGCCGGGTGGCGGGCAGCCGCGGCCAACCTCTCGGATCTGGCTGCCATGGGGGCGGCGCCGCTTGGACTGGCCGTGGGCCTGCAGCTGCCCCGCGATACGGCGCTCGATTGGGTGGAGCGATTCTACAGCGGATTCAATGCCTGCTTGCAGCCGCACGGAGCTGGCATTGTGGGCGGCGATCTCAGCCGCGCCCCAGCGATCGCGGCCGCCGTGACGGCCCTGGGGAGCGTTGCGCCCCAGCACCTGCTGCGACGCTCCCAGGCAAGCGCTGGGGATGCCATCGTTGCCTCGGGCTACCACGGTTGCGCGCGAGCCGGCTTGGAGCTGCTCCTCAACCCCGAGCAAGGGGACCATCTGGGTGCCAGCGAGCGGGCCGAGCTGGTGCAGGCCCACCAGCGGCCGCAGCCGCGGCTGGATGCCCTGGCCGCTATTGCAGCTGTTAGCGCCCAAGCCAGCGTTGCCGGGACCGATAGCAGCGACGGCCTAGCCGAGGCCGTTTTGCAGCTCTGCCAGGCCAGCGATGTGGGGGCAACCCTGGAGCGCGAGGCCCTGCCCATCTCCGCTGCTCTGGCGCGTTTTGTGGGGCTCGAGCGCAGCCAGCAGTGGTGCCTCTACGGCGGCGAAGATTTTGAGCTAGTGCTATGCCTGCCGTCTGCTAGCGCCCGGTGGCTGCTGCCGCAGTTGGGCGCCGGTGCCGCGATCGTCGGCCGCATCACGGCGGAGCGCTCGGTCGCCCTTGCCGATCGCGCCGGGAACCAGCAGGTGCTGGGGGCGGGCTACCAGCATTTTTGA
- the gap gene encoding type I glyceraldehyde-3-phosphate dehydrogenase: protein MIRVAINGFGRIGRNFLRCWLQRQNSQVQIVAINDTSDPKTNAHLLKYDTTFGELKADVSASEDALTVGGNTIKCVSDRDPVNLPWDSLGVDLVVESTGIFTTKEKASKHLAAGANKVLLTAPGKGGGIPTYLVGVNENSYRHDDGNEVISNASCTTNCLAPIAKVLHEEFGIVQGTMTTTHSYTGDQRLLDASHKDLRRARAAANNIVPTTTGAAEAVALVVPELEGKLNGVAMRVPTPNVSVVDFVAQVEKPTIPDQVNEVLKAASENSMRGIIEYSDEPLVSSDYCGHDASSIVDASLTMVLGGNMVKVISWYDNEWGYSQRVLDLAEVVADKWPA from the coding sequence TTGATTAGAGTAGCCATTAACGGGTTCGGACGGATCGGACGCAACTTCCTGCGATGCTGGCTGCAGCGCCAGAACAGCCAGGTTCAAATTGTTGCCATCAACGATACCTCCGATCCCAAAACCAACGCGCACCTGCTGAAGTACGACACGACTTTTGGCGAACTGAAAGCTGATGTTAGCGCCAGCGAAGATGCCCTCACCGTTGGCGGGAACACCATCAAGTGCGTTTCGGATCGCGATCCGGTCAACTTGCCCTGGGACTCGCTCGGGGTCGATTTGGTGGTGGAATCCACGGGGATCTTTACCACTAAAGAAAAGGCCTCCAAGCACTTGGCAGCAGGCGCCAATAAGGTCCTGCTAACCGCGCCGGGCAAAGGTGGCGGCATTCCCACCTATCTGGTAGGGGTCAACGAAAACAGCTACCGGCACGACGACGGTAACGAGGTCATCAGCAACGCGAGCTGCACCACCAATTGCCTGGCCCCAATCGCCAAAGTCCTGCACGAGGAGTTCGGCATCGTCCAAGGGACGATGACCACCACCCACAGCTACACCGGGGACCAGCGACTGCTCGATGCCAGCCACAAAGACCTGCGGCGCGCGCGGGCCGCGGCCAACAACATCGTTCCGACAACCACCGGCGCTGCCGAGGCCGTAGCGCTGGTCGTCCCCGAGCTCGAGGGCAAACTCAACGGGGTCGCCATGCGCGTGCCCACTCCCAACGTCTCGGTGGTCGATTTCGTGGCGCAGGTGGAGAAACCCACCATCCCCGATCAAGTCAACGAGGTTCTCAAGGCTGCTTCCGAAAATTCCATGCGGGGCATCATTGAGTACAGCGACGAGCCGCTGGTCTCTTCCGATTACTGCGGTCACGATGCCTCCTCCATCGTCGATGCCAGCCTGACCATGGTCCTGGGCGGCAACATGGTCAAAGTCATCTCCTGGTACGACAACGAGTGGGGCTACTCCCAGCGCGTGCTCGATCTGGCCGAAGTCGTCGCCGATAAGTGGCCGGCTTGA